Proteins found in one bacterium genomic segment:
- a CDS encoding DUF177 domain-containing protein, with product MKRARTLDLNDIIQHPGRPVSFDIQSELPDFKDIELMDPIDGTLIANNTGSVLLVNGDFTARFWVECSRCALRFAETVPFSLEEQFELSGIPGGVQAHSSAQVIQGEEPYPLFKENNLLIDELIHQHLVINLPIQTLCKEDCQGLCPNCGVNLNEGPHECVIEAGHPAFNELADKWRRKKT from the coding sequence ATGAAACGCGCCCGAACGCTTGATTTAAACGATATTATCCAGCATCCTGGTAGACCGGTTAGTTTTGATATCCAATCTGAGCTGCCTGACTTCAAAGATATTGAGTTGATGGACCCAATTGACGGGACTTTGATCGCCAATAACACCGGTTCAGTTCTATTGGTGAATGGTGATTTTACTGCCCGTTTTTGGGTTGAGTGCAGCCGATGCGCTCTGCGTTTTGCCGAGACTGTCCCATTTAGTTTAGAAGAACAATTTGAGCTTTCAGGTATTCCCGGTGGAGTTCAGGCGCACTCTTCGGCTCAAGTGATTCAAGGTGAAGAGCCTTATCCGCTTTTTAAAGAAAATAATTTGTTGATTGATGAACTTATTCATCAGCACCTTGTCATCAATTTGCCCATCCAAACATTATGTAAAGAGGACTGCCAGGGGTTGTGTCCAAACTGCGGTGTGAACCTGAATGAAGGTCCACATGAATGCGTTATTGAAGCTGGCCATCCGGCCTTTAACGAACTTGCAGACAAATGGCGCAGGAAAAAGACATAA
- the rpmF gene encoding 50S ribosomal protein L32, translating into MPNPKRRHSHARGALRRTHYKVVLAEVSTCPSCHQPRQPHNACPSCGFYDNRRVAVKAGERKEGA; encoded by the coding sequence ATGCCAAACCCAAAACGTCGTCATTCACACGCGCGAGGCGCTTTACGCCGAACGCACTATAAGGTGGTTTTAGCAGAAGTTAGTACCTGCCCGAGCTGCCACCAACCACGCCAGCCGCATAATGCATGTCCAAGTTGCGGTTTTTACGATAACCGACGTGTAGCGGTCAAAGCTGGTGAGCGCAAAGAGGGCGCATAA